In Cryptococcus deuterogattii R265 chromosome 4, complete sequence, a genomic segment contains:
- a CDS encoding mandelate racemase/muconate lactonizing enzyme, whose amino-acid sequence MSGLKITEFSVHDVRFPTNVTGDGTDAMNKECDYSAAYIVVKTNSDLKGQGMTFTIGRGNEIVCFAIEQVAKRIVGMDLAPIFSDMGKFWDFLVADPQHRWLGPEKGVIHLATAAVSNAIWDMYAKHAGKPLWKLIVDFTPEEFVKATSFRYITDALTPAEALEMLKAKESGKAAREAEVKKRGYPAYTTSVGWLGYSDEKVKRLTKESLAQGFNHFKLKVGADPEDDLRRGRLIRSIIDDPANMPKDRKPIDPASIANKNAGPTGCVLMVDANQVWDVPQAVEYMKKLEPLKPWFIEEPTAPDDAVGHASIRKALKPLNIGVATGEHAHNRMVFKQLLQLDAIDVCQIDSCRLGGVNEILSVLLMSAKFGVPVCPHAGGVGLCEYVIHLSLIDYICVSGDMERNVLEFVDHLHEHFLYPVSINSEGRYNVPTDAKGGYSIEMFEKSMEDYAFPGGAYWAAVARGETPAVSH is encoded by the exons ATGTCAGGCCTCAAGATCACAGAATTCTCCGTCCATG ATGTTCGATTCCCCACC AATGTCACTGGTGACGGAACGGATGCCAT GAACAAGGAATGCGACTATTCCGCTGCTTACATCGTGGTGAAGACTAATTCAGACCTCAAGGGACAAGGAATGACGTTTA CCATTGGTCGTGGAAACGAAATCGTTTGCTTTGCTATCGAACAAGTAGCCAAGCGTATCGTTGGCATGGACCTTGCCCCCATCTTTTCCGACATGGGCAAATTCTGGGACTTTT TGGTCGCCGACCCTCAGCACCGTTGGCTCGGTCCTGAAAAGGGTGTCATCCATCTCGCCACCGCCGCTGTTTCCAACGCCATCTGGGATATGTACGCCAAGCACGCTGGCAAGCCCTTGTGGAAGCTCATCGTCGACTTTACTCCTGAAGA ATTTGTCAAGGCCACTTCTTTCCGATACATCACCGACGCCCTTACTCCTGCTGAAGCCCTTGAGATGctcaaggccaaggagtCTGGAAAGGCTGCCAGAGAAGCCGAagtcaagaagaggggataCCCTGCCTACACAACCTCTGTCGGATGGCTCGGGTACTCTGACGAAAAAGTCAAGCGATTAACCAAGGAAAGCCTCGCCCAAGGCTTCAACCATTTCAAG CTGAAAGTCGGCGCCGACCCTGAAGATGATCTTCGACGAGGACGACTTATCAGATCCATCATTGATGACCCTGCCAACATGCCTAAAGACCGAAAACCTATCGACCCTGCTTCCATCGCCAACAAGAATGCCGGCCCTACAGGCTGTGTATTGATGGTGGACGCCAACC AGGTCTGGGATGTCCCTCAGGCTGTTGAGTacatgaagaagcttgagccCTTGAAGCCTTGGTTCATCGAAGAGCCTACCGCTCCCGATGATGCCGTTGGACACGCGTCCATTCGAAAGGCCCTCAAGCCCCTCAATATCGGTGTCGCTACCGGTGAACATGCCCACAACCGA ATGGTCTTCAAGCAATTATTGCAGCTTGACGCTATTGACGTTTGTCAAATTGACTCTTGTCGACTTGGAGGTGTCAATGAGATTCTTTCCGTTTTGCTCATGTCTGCCAAATTCGGTGTACCAGTCTGTCCTCACGCCGGTGGTGTAGGATTGTGCGAGTATGTT ATCCACTTGTCTCTTATTGACTACATTTGCGTCTCTGGTGATATGGAGCGTAACGTCTTGGAGTTTGTTGA CCATCTGCATGAACACTTCCTCTACCCTGTATCCATCAACTCTGAAGGTCGATACAATGTACCTACCGACGCCAAGGGCGGATACTCTATTGAGATGTTCGAAAAGTCAATGGAAGACTATGCCTTCCCCGGAGGTGCTTACTGGGCGGCTGTAGCAAGGGGAGAGACACCTGCCGTTTCACATTAA
- a CDS encoding ubiquilin — protein MAAEQPSSSASDITITVKGPQELKLTISISPDKNVAELKELIASKCDVEKDRQRLIYSGKVLKDEETISSYKIQNGHTIHMVKGAAKPSTSTPAGQASQPPRLPQMGTGLNVGSNPIDNVENIHHGLAGFNPFTGVQGLENLNDPNAMSNMMQSPEFLRSMSDLMSRPEVVDQIIASNPQLASMGPQIRQMMASPFFRQMMSNPETLRMMMQMQSSMGQGGGLGGFGGFNPFAPAAAGANTNTAQNNAGAGPTDPFPNLFAPNAGNANPAAGAGNAAADQATNAPPNPSQPNAGQFPPGLAALLGLGAGMPGAGTSAAGTNPNPFGGLNPALFGDAGSLWGAPPVRDERPPEEIYATQLGQLNAMGLWDAQKNIRALRTTGGNVEAAIELIFSGQLDQA, from the exons ATGGCCGCAGAACagccctcctcctccgcctcagACATCACCAT TACTGTCAAGGGGCCACAGGAACTGAAGCTCACTatctcaatctctccaGACAAGAACGTCGCTGAACTGAAGGAGCTTATTGCCTCCAAGTGTGACGTGGAGAAGGACCGTCAACGTCTGATATATTCTG GCAAGGTGTtgaaagacgaagaaacCATTTCCAGCTATAAGATCCAAAATGGCCACACGATCCACATGGTGAAGGGTGCTGCGAAGCCCTCAACTTCAACTCCTGCTGGTCAGGCAAGCCAGCCCCCTAGGTTACCTCAAATGGGCACAGGTTTGAATGTGGGGAGTAACCCTATCGACAACGTTGAGAATATTCATCAC GGGCTAGCGGGGTTCAATCCTTTTACAGGAGTTCAAGGGCTCGAGAACTTGAATGATCCCAACGCT ATGTCTAACATGATGCAAAGTCCCGAATTTCTCAGAAGCATGTCCGATTTGATGTCTAGACCAGAAGTTGTGGATCAG ATCATTGCTTCCAACCCACAATTGGCCTCCATGGGTCCCCAGATCCGGCAAATGATGgcctctcccttcttccggcAGATGATGTCCAACCCCGAGACCCTTCGAATG ATGATGCAAATGCAATCGAGCATGGGCCAAGGGGGCGGACTGGGAGGTTTCGGTGGATTCAATCCCTTTGCTCCTGCCGCTGCTGGGGCCAACACGAATACTGCCCAAAACAATGCCGGTGCCGGCCCCACGGATCCATTCCCTAATCTCTTTGCCCCTAATGCCGGTAACGCCAATCCTGCGGCTGGTGCAGGTAATGCTGCTGCCGATCAAGCAACAAACGCTCCTCCCAATCCATCGCAACCTAATGCTGGTCAATTTCCTCCAGGACTCGCTGCTCTTTTAGGCCTTGGGGCCGGAATGCCCGGTGCAGGCACGAGTGCTGCTGGGACAAACCCCAACCCATTCGGCGGGCTAAATCCTGCACTCTTTGGCGATGCAGGTTCTCTTTGGGGAGCTCCACCAGTTAGGGATGAAAGGCCGCCAGAGGAAATCTATGCTACCCAGCTAGGACAGCTGAATGCTATG GGTTTATGGGATGCCCAAAAGAATATCCGAGCGCTTAGAACTACTGGCGGCAACGTTGAAGCAGCCATCGAGTTGATTTTCTCTGGCCAGCTTGATCAGGCGTAG
- a CDS encoding 2-oxoglutarate dehydrogenase E2 component (dihydrolipoamide succinyltransferase): MIRTSSRAIASSSTAALRRSSLRSISLARNVSKTQISRIALQPGANLVFRSSFHSSSLLLAETVKVPQMAESITEGTLKQWSKQVGDFVKQDEEIATIETDKIDVSVNAPVSGTITELLAEEDSTVTVGQDLLKIEPGEGGAQSSESKPQAKSEPKNAEEGNKDEAAPAAKKEKGAGEETLAKHEEKAPKLDKSEAEKPAPKKEKSVPKQEPQPEKTAGSRNETRVKMSRMRQTIAQRLKASQNAAASLTTFNEIDMSSLMEFRKLYKDGILKNEGVKLGFMSAFAKASCLALKEIPAANASIEGDSIVYRDYVDLSVAVATPKGLVTPVVRNAESMGLVEIEKAIADLGKKARDNKLSIEDMSGGTFTISNGGVFGSLYGTPIINLPQAAVLGMHTIKEKPVVVNGQIVIRPIMVVALTYDHRLLDGREAVTFLVRIKEYIEDSRRMLLPSPI, translated from the exons ATGATCAGGACATCCTCCCGCGCCatcgcttcctcttccactgccGCCCTTAGACGATCAAGTCTTAGGTCCATCTCTCTTGCCAGAAATGTCTCCAAAACTCAAAT CTCTCGCATTGCTCTTCAACCTGGGGCCAACCTTGTTTTCCGTTCCAGTTTccactcttcatctctcctcctcg CGGAGACCGTCAAGGTTCCACAAATG GCTGAGTCCATTACGGAAGGTACTCTGAAACAGTGGAGCAAGCAAGTGGGCGATTTTGTCAAACAAGACGAGGAGATTGCTACCATTGAGACCGACAAG ATTGATGTCTCTGTCAACGCTCCCGTTTCTGGTACTATCACTGAACTCCTTGCCGAAGAGGATTCCACCGTTACTGTTGGCCAAGATCTTTTGAAGATTGAACCAGGAGAAGGTGGCGCTCAGTCTTCAGAGTCCAAGCCTCAGGCCAAATCTGAGCCAAAGAAcgctgaagaaggcaaCAAGGACGAAGCGGCCCCTGCCGCtaagaaagagaagggagcTGGTGAGGAAACACTCGCCAAGCATGAGGAAAAGGCACCCAAGCTGGATAAGAGTGAGGCCGAGAAGCCCGCtcccaagaaggagaagtctGTCCCTAAACAGGAGCCTCAACCTGAGAAGACTGCTGGAAGCAGAAACGAGACCAGG GTTAAGATGTCCCGAATGCGACAGACTATTGCCCAACGTCTCAAGGCGTCCCAAAATGCGGCCGCTTCCCTTACTACCTTCAACGAAATTGATATGTCTTCCCTTATGGAATTCCGGAAACTCTACAAGGATGGCATCCTGAAGAACGAGGGTGTCAAGCTTGGTTTCATGTCTGCTTTCGCCAAGGCCTCTTGTCTTGCCCTCAAGGAAATCCCCGCCGCTAATGCTAGCATTGAGGGCGACTCTATCGTTTACAGGGATTACGTTGACTTGTCTGTCGCCGTCGCCACTCCTAAGGGTTTGGTGACCCCTGTCGTTAGAAATGCGGAGAGCATGGGTCTCGtcgagattgagaaggcgATTGCTGACTTGGGTAAGAAG GCTCGAGACAACAAGCTTAGCATCGAGGACATGTCCGGAGGtaccttcaccatctccaacGGTGGCGTCTTCGGTTCTCTTTACGGTACACCCAT TATCAACTTGCCTCAAGCTGCCGTGCTTGGTATGCACACTATCAAGGAGAAACCTGTGGTGGTGAATGGCCAAATTGTAATCCGACCTATCATGGTTGTTGCTCTTACCTACGACCACCGATTACTCGATGGCCGTGAAGCCGTCACTTTCCTCG TTCGTATCAAGGAATATATTGAGGATTCCAGGAGGATGTTGCTTCCCTCACCTATCTAA